The Streptomyces sp. ICC1 DNA window GGCCGCGAGGGCCACCGCGAGATCGTCGAGCGGGACATCGCCTGCGCCCGCGCGCTGGGCGAGACGCTCGCCGCGGAACCGTCCTTCACGGTCCTCGCCCCGGTCCGGCTGAACGTCGTCTGCTTCACCCTCGCCGAACGGCCCACCCCCGCCCGCCTGACGGCCCTGCGCGAAGCGGCCGGGTCCGAGGTCTTCGTCACCCCCACGACGTACGCGGGAACCCCCGCCCTGCGCGCGGCGTTCTCCAACTGGCGTACCACCCAGGCAGATGTACGCCGGGTCGCGCAGGCCTTGCGCACGGCGGCGAAGGAGCTCGGATGACGGAACAGCCCCTGACACTCATAGAGGTCGAAGCCCTGGCCCGCACCGCGCACGAGGGCCAGACGGACAAGGCCGGCCGGCCGTACGCGGAGCACCTCGCGGCCGTCGCCGAGGGCGTCCGCGCCCGCGGCGGCACCGCCGAACAGCAGGCGGCGGCCTGGCTCCACGACGCGATCGAGGACGATGCGCTCAGCCCCGACTGGCTGGCCTCCGCCGCGCTCCCCCCGCACGTCAAGGCCATGGTCCTGGCGCTCACGAAGCGCCCCGGGGAACCGGTCGAGGGGTACACGGCCCGCATCCTCGCCACGCCCGGCGCCCGCCTGGTCAAGGAGGCCGACCTCGCGCACAACGCGGACCCGGCCCGCCTCGCGGTCCTCGACGCGCCCACCCGGGACAGGCTGTCCGCGAAGTACGCGTATGTCCGCTCGCTGCTGGGCATCGCCGCGCCCTGACGCGAACGGGCCACTGCCGATTCGTCACGGGACGGATAGCCGGGGCGTGTTGGTGGGAGGATGGTCCATGTGGGGGTACGCCAGGCCGTCCCCCGGGCCGACCAGGGGACGACCGAAGGTGTGATCAGAAGTGGCCATTTCTCTGTCAGTGGTGGTTCTGTTGGCGATCATCCTGGTGGTGCTCGTTCGCGGTAACCACCTCAAGGCCGGCCCCGCGGTCGTCGCGGTCCTCTTCGGCTTCTTCCTCGCGTCCAGCTCCATCGCCCCGGACGTCAACCGCTTCCTGAACTCCCTAGCGGACACGATCGCCGGCATCAAACTCTGAACCCCCGAGCGCGCCGCCCGCCCCGGCAGCACCGCGCCCCCCGTGAACGACGAAGGGCCAGATCGAGTCGAGGAAACATCCTCTGACCTGGCCCTTTCGACTTCAGAGCGGGTGATGGAAACCGAACCCGCGCAGCTAGTCTGGAAGATCGCTCACCCACATCGACCCTGACCCGCGGTGCCGCTGACCTGCGCGTTCCCAGCCCCCGTGCTGCCGTTGCCCGCTACTCCCCGCCCGCCGCCGCCCAACCTGGCACGCGAAGGACACGGCGACCGGTCAGCGCACGAGTAGGACGCAGTTTGCAGTTCACCATGCATGCCCCGCCTCCGGGAGGCGGGCCTTGGATGTCAGGCGTGCTGCGGCGCCTCGTCCTTCAGCATGGTCCGCAGCATGGCGCGGAACTCCGGTGTGTCGACCTCGCTGTGTACGGACACGGAGTGCTCGGTGGCCGCCCGGACTACTTCTTCTTCCTCGCCCGTGATGGTCAGGCTGCACTTGGCCTCGCTGGGGTAGTCCCTGCAGTCAATGACCTTACGCATGGTGTGCCTCCCGGATTGGTGGTGCGGCTGCCGACGTCGCCGTCCGAGTGGTGCCCGGCGCGAGGGCGGACGCAGGCGCGTTTAGGGGCCTCCTTCCACGATCCTCCCTGCGGACCCGGGACGCGCTCTGGGGGCAGCCTGGTCAATGCGTGGCCTCCCCTACACCCCAAACCCGGCCGGCCGCACCACCTCGGGCCCGTCAGCAAGCCACGCGGTCAGCGGAGCGGCTCTGGCCGGTGTCCTGCCCGGTTCGGGGTCGAGCGTGATCAGGGGCCGTAGGAGGTTCTCCCGCGTAGATCGCGTACGCGGGTCCACCCTGACCGTCACGACGCCCCTCGTGCGGCGCTGGTGTGCCGACAAGCTCGGCGCCAGCACCGGGCCCACCACCGTGGCGCAGCCCTGGGAACGACGAAGGGCCAGGTCGAGGAGATGTCCTCTGACCTGGCCCTTTGTGTCTCTGAGCGGGTGACGGGAATCGAACCCGCGTAGCTAGTTTGGAAGACTAGTGCTCTACCATTGAGCTACACCCGCATGACGTGTGACGGAGGTCCTGGGACCTCGGCACGGACAGCATCCTAGCGGGTCGGGGCGGCGGATCGCACACCGCATTTCGGGCCCGGGTGCGCGAGTGGTGGCGCTTTCGCCGAAACTCCGCACGGCGGAGGGTCTTCGGGCATGTACCCTACGTGTCGCACCGACGGGGTGTGGCGCAGCTTGGTAGCGCGTCCGCTTTGGGAGCGGAAGGTCGTCGGTTCGAATCCGGCCACCCCGACCAGCAGGAAGCGCCCGGAGGGGGCTGTGTCTCCCCTCGGCGCCTCCCCTTCCCCACGGCTTCCGCCCGGCCGCGCGCACCCTCATCGAGACCGCATCGATGATCGCGTTGTGGGCTGATTGCCGCTTGCGGCTACTATGCAAGCTGCGTGCCCGTGTGTCTGATGTACCGGGCCCGATCCGCTGAAAACCGCTGAGTCGCGGCGACAGCAGAGACCCCCGCAGTCAGCCACAAGGAGACCGAACCGTGAAGAGCGCCGTGGAGACCCTGAACCCGACTCGGGTTCGGCTCACTGTTGAGGTGCCCTTCGAGGAGCTCAAGGACAGCCTCGACGCGGCCTACAAGAAGATCAACCAGCAGGTCACGGTGAAGGGCTTCCGCAAGGGCAAGATCCCGGCCCGCGTCATCGACCAGCGCTTCGGCCGCGGTGCGGTGCTGGAGGAGGCCGTCAACGACGCCCTCCCGAAGTTCTACACCGAGGCCGTCAACGAGGCCGACCTGAACCCGCTGGGCCAGCCCGACGTCGACATCACGGAGCTGAAGGACGGCGAGCTGCTGGCCTTCACCGCCGAGGTCGACATCCGTCCCGCGATCGAGATCCCGGACTACTCCGGCATCGAGGTCACCGTGGACGCCATCGAGGTCTCCGACGAGGACGTCGAGAAGTCGGTCGAGCAGCTGCGCGGCCGCTTCGCGTCCACCAAGGACGTCGAGCGCGCCGCCCAGGACGGCGACGTCGTCACGATCGACCTCGAGGCCAAGGTCGCCGGCGAGGTGCTGGAGGACGGTGTCGCCCAGGACGTCTCCTACACCATCGGCTCGGGCGAGCTGCTCGAAGGCATCGACGAGGCCGTCAAGGGCCTGGAGGCCGGTGGCGAGGCCACCTTCACCTCCCAGCTGAAGGGCGGCTCCGCCGAGGGCCAGGACGCCGAGGTCACCGTCAAGGTCACCAAGGTCTCCGCCCGTGAGCTGCCGGAGCTGGACGACGAGTTCGCCGGCATGGCCAGCGAGTTCGACACCCTCGAGGAGCTGAAGGCCGACAGCCGCAAGCGCCTCGAGAACATGAAGCAGTACGACCAGGCCACGCAGGCCCAGGAGCGCGTCCTGGAGAAGCTGCTGGAGCTCATCGAGGTCCCGATCCCCGAGAAGCTCCTCGCGGACGAGGTCCAGACCCGCAAGCACAACCTCGAGCACCACCAGCTCGGCCAGATGGGTCTCTCCATCGAGAAGTACCTCGAGATCCAGGGCAAGACGGTCGAGGAGTTCGACGCCGAGACCGCCGAGCAGGCGATCAAGGGCATCAAGACGCAGTTCGTCCTCGACGAGCTCGTCAACAAGGAGAAGCTGAACGTCAACCAGGAGGAGCTCACCGAGCACCTCATGCGGCGTGCTGCCTCCTCCGGCATGTCCCCCGACCAGTTCGCCCAGGCCGTCGTCGAGGGCGGCCAGGTTCCGATGCTCGTCGGCGAGGTCGCCCGCGGCAAGGCCCTCGCGGCCGTCGTCGAGGTCGCCAAGGTGACCGACACCAACGGTGAGGTCGTCGACCTCTCTGACGACGAGGACGACGAGAACGCGGTCGAGCAGGCCGCCGAGACCGTCGAGAACGTGGTCGAGGCCGACGGCGAGATCGCCGCCGACGAGGCCAAGTAACACCCGGGTCAACCCCCGCGGAGCAGTACCCGAGCATGGCCCGAAGGGCCCGTACGCCGTCGCGTCCGGGCCCTTCGGCTTTGCCCGTTGAGGGACCTCCGGGAAGGGTCCGGGACCTTGCGCTCCGAGCGAACAGTTCGGGAAGCGGGATGGCGTTGTCCTACCTGCGCGTTAGGGTCCATGAATACGAGGGCACGGGAGTACCCGACGCCGGCGGGCATCGTCCGCACCGGTTGGTCCGAGCCCCAGAACGAGACGCTGAGACGGCACATGGCCGTCGGAGACGAGCAGGTGGATACGTGACGAATCTGAAGCCTTACGCCGCGGGTGAGCCGTCCATCGGTGGCGGCCTCGGCGACCATGTCTACAACCGGCTGCTCGGCGAGCGCATCATCTTCCTCGGCCAGCAGGTCGACGACGACATCGCCAACAAGATCACCGCCCAGCTCCTCCTCCTGGCCGCCGAGCCGGAGAAGGACATCTACCTGTACATCAACAGCCCCGGTGGCTCGGTGACGGCCGGCATGGCGGTCTACGACACCATGCAGTACATCCCGAACGACGTCGTCACCATCGGTATGGGCATGGCGGCCTCGATGGGCCAGTTCCTGCTCACCGGCGGCACCGCGGGCAAGCGCTTCTCGCTCCCGAACACCGACATCCTGATGCACCAGGGCTCCGCCGGCATCGGTGGCACCGCCTCGGACATCAAGATCCAGGCCCAGTACCTGCTGCGCACGAAGCAGCGCATGGCTGAGATCACGG harbors:
- a CDS encoding HD domain-containing protein produces the protein MTEQPLTLIEVEALARTAHEGQTDKAGRPYAEHLAAVAEGVRARGGTAEQQAAAWLHDAIEDDALSPDWLASAALPPHVKAMVLALTKRPGEPVEGYTARILATPGARLVKEADLAHNADPARLAVLDAPTRDRLSAKYAYVRSLLGIAAP
- a CDS encoding DUF1059 domain-containing protein, with the translated sequence MRKVIDCRDYPSEAKCSLTITGEEEEVVRAATEHSVSVHSEVDTPEFRAMLRTMLKDEAPQHA
- the tig gene encoding trigger factor, which translates into the protein MKSAVETLNPTRVRLTVEVPFEELKDSLDAAYKKINQQVTVKGFRKGKIPARVIDQRFGRGAVLEEAVNDALPKFYTEAVNEADLNPLGQPDVDITELKDGELLAFTAEVDIRPAIEIPDYSGIEVTVDAIEVSDEDVEKSVEQLRGRFASTKDVERAAQDGDVVTIDLEAKVAGEVLEDGVAQDVSYTIGSGELLEGIDEAVKGLEAGGEATFTSQLKGGSAEGQDAEVTVKVTKVSARELPELDDEFAGMASEFDTLEELKADSRKRLENMKQYDQATQAQERVLEKLLELIEVPIPEKLLADEVQTRKHNLEHHQLGQMGLSIEKYLEIQGKTVEEFDAETAEQAIKGIKTQFVLDELVNKEKLNVNQEELTEHLMRRAASSGMSPDQFAQAVVEGGQVPMLVGEVARGKALAAVVEVAKVTDTNGEVVDLSDDEDDENAVEQAAETVENVVEADGEIAADEAK
- a CDS encoding ATP-dependent Clp protease proteolytic subunit; this encodes MTNLKPYAAGEPSIGGGLGDHVYNRLLGERIIFLGQQVDDDIANKITAQLLLLAAEPEKDIYLYINSPGGSVTAGMAVYDTMQYIPNDVVTIGMGMAASMGQFLLTGGTAGKRFSLPNTDILMHQGSAGIGGTASDIKIQAQYLLRTKQRMAEITAHHSGQSVETIIRDGDRDRWYTAEEAKAYGLIDEIISAASLVPGGGGTGA